A portion of the Deltaproteobacteria bacterium genome contains these proteins:
- a CDS encoding MFS transporter, translating to MPRLDGYGVLRQRAYRRFWIGQWISLIGTWMQTAAQGWLLIQLTGSPFMLGLLGAAASAPLLVFVLLGGVASDRVNRRRLILFTQMLSLVQALTLALLTLGGHIQPWQVIGLAAVLGTINAFDVPARQAFVVELVGPESVGNAIALNSSAFNIARVIGPALGGLIVAAVGEGYCFLLNAVSYIAVIWTLATIRPAFAVPARPHAEGLTAIADGLRYVWRHDAIRPILLLVGVISSVGVPYRNFLPAMARTVLGANAWQYGLLIAAAGVGASSGGLVLAAFRVGRDAYRRLLPITVMVFSIMLLLYSAMRSFWPALGMLTLVGVGGILYFNSTNSLIQLQVEDRYRGRVMSVYTLMHQGTATFGNLLLGVVAAQWGTPWALASGALVCLIAASAFMVRARAEAVPALAAGTATD from the coding sequence ATGCCCCGCCTCGATGGCTACGGCGTCCTGCGCCAACGCGCCTATCGCCGCTTCTGGATTGGTCAGTGGATCTCACTGATCGGTACCTGGATGCAGACCGCCGCGCAGGGCTGGCTGCTGATTCAGCTCACCGGCTCGCCGTTCATGTTGGGATTGCTCGGTGCTGCCGCCTCGGCGCCGTTGCTGGTGTTCGTGTTGCTCGGCGGCGTGGCCAGCGACCGGGTCAATCGACGTCGACTCATTCTGTTCACGCAGATGCTGTCGCTGGTGCAGGCGCTGACGCTGGCGCTGCTCACGTTGGGCGGCCACATCCAGCCGTGGCAGGTCATCGGGCTGGCAGCGGTGTTGGGAACCATCAATGCGTTCGACGTGCCGGCGCGCCAGGCGTTCGTGGTCGAGTTGGTCGGACCGGAGAGCGTCGGCAACGCGATTGCGCTCAATTCCTCGGCCTTCAATATCGCGCGCGTCATTGGCCCTGCGCTCGGCGGGCTGATCGTCGCCGCGGTGGGCGAAGGCTATTGCTTCTTGCTCAACGCGGTCAGCTACATCGCCGTGATCTGGACGCTGGCGACGATCCGGCCGGCGTTCGCGGTGCCCGCTCGTCCGCACGCGGAAGGTCTCACGGCGATCGCGGACGGATTGCGCTACGTGTGGCGGCACGACGCGATCCGGCCCATCTTACTACTGGTCGGCGTGATCAGCTCGGTGGGCGTGCCGTATCGCAACTTCCTGCCGGCGATGGCGCGCACGGTGCTGGGCGCTAACGCGTGGCAGTACGGCTTGTTGATTGCCGCGGCCGGCGTGGGGGCGAGCAGCGGGGGGTTGGTGTTGGCGGCGTTCCGAGTCGGCCGCGACGCCTATCGGCGTTTGCTGCCGATCACAGTGATGGTGTTCTCGATCATGCTGTTGCTTTACTCGGCGATGCGATCGTTTTGGCCGGCGTTGGGAATGCTGACGCTGGTGGGAGTTGGTGGCATCCTCTATTTCAATTCCACGAACTCGTTGATTCAGTTGCAAGTGGAAGATCGCTATCGCGGGCGGGTCATGAGTGTCTACACCCTGATGCACCAAGGCACGGCCACCTTTGGCAATCTGCTGCTCGGGGTGGTCGCGGCGCAGTGGGGAACGCCGTGGGCGCTCGCCAGTGGCGCGCTCGTCTGCCTGATCGCCGCCAGCGCGTTCATGGTGCGGGCACGCGCCGAGGCGGTACCGGCGCTAGCGGCGGGGACCGCGACCGACTAG
- a CDS encoding enoyl-CoA hydratase/isomerase family protein — translation MAYEQILCEESDGIATITLNRPERLNAFTSVMGRELHEAFRDYDADDRVRVIIVTGAGRGFCAGADLAGGGGSFGRDSRTTFEQQVESGRRAIRPWAVKKPIIGAINGAAVGVGITLAMQWDIRIAAESAKIAFAFVRRGVVPEALSTWILPRLIGVSRAAEVLLSGRTLTAREALDFGLLSRVVPDAELLPTARTIAEDIARNAAPVSVAITKRLIWSNLAEPDMQRAEAVEGRAFWWSGTQPDSFEGVRSFLEKRAPQWKMKPSSDMPDFLPKPK, via the coding sequence ATGGCATATGAGCAGATCCTCTGTGAAGAGTCGGACGGGATTGCGACCATCACGTTGAATCGCCCGGAGCGGCTCAACGCGTTCACCAGTGTGATGGGGCGCGAGCTCCACGAGGCGTTTCGCGACTACGACGCGGACGATCGTGTGCGCGTGATCATCGTGACCGGTGCCGGCCGCGGCTTTTGCGCGGGCGCCGATCTCGCGGGCGGCGGCGGCAGCTTCGGTCGCGACAGCCGGACGACTTTCGAACAGCAGGTGGAGAGCGGCCGCCGTGCGATCCGGCCGTGGGCGGTGAAGAAGCCGATCATCGGCGCGATCAACGGCGCCGCCGTCGGGGTCGGGATCACGCTGGCGATGCAGTGGGACATTCGGATCGCCGCGGAGAGTGCCAAGATCGCCTTCGCGTTTGTCCGCCGCGGCGTGGTGCCGGAAGCGCTCAGCACCTGGATATTGCCGCGCTTGATCGGCGTCAGTCGCGCCGCTGAAGTCTTGCTGTCGGGGCGGACGCTCACCGCACGCGAGGCGCTCGATTTCGGCTTGCTCAGCCGGGTGGTGCCCGACGCTGAGCTGTTGCCGACCGCGCGCACTATCGCGGAGGACATCGCGCGCAACGCCGCGCCGGTGTCGGTGGCGATCACCAAGCGCCTGATCTGGAGCAACCTCGCCGAGCCCGATATGCAACGCGCCGAGGCCGTCGAAGGTCGGGCATTCTGGTGGAGCGGCACGCAGCCGGACTCGTTCGAGGGCGTGCGCTCGTTTCTGGAAAAGCGCGCGCCGCAGTGGAAGATGAAACCCAGCAGCGACATGCCGGACTTTCTGCCGAAGCCGAAGTGA
- a CDS encoding HAMP domain-containing histidine kinase, which produces MGETFVDKRNTIVMLRWVLIIASAYLLLFGPEGPIMDGGRALFVAAVLASNVVLNRLPERWLHSRTFDLALVVFDTGWLTVSLAWSPHASDDFFMLYFLVLFVVALGESLPMIVGSASLITLVYGWGLNRSFGSQALTSAAFLRILFLFVVALFYGYFVTALRGRRREANEARQLDRAKTDLLASISHDLRVPLGNAENYAMIMLDGHCGLVPDKARTMLARLQANLRRVSTLVSNCLDATRIESGQLHLQCNPTQLNDVIEDALQLEASAAATKGIALERELAPNLPVIAADLMQLGRVVANLVGNALKYTPAGGRVIVRTRMTEDGVCLDVEDTGPGIAAAEQPTVFDRFERLRSGTHQPGTGLGLFIVKNLVRAHGGAVTLKSAEGKGSTFTVTLPVDDLAAAHARLAA; this is translated from the coding sequence ATGGGAGAAACCTTTGTCGACAAGCGCAACACTATCGTGATGCTGCGGTGGGTGCTGATCATCGCATCAGCCTACTTGCTCTTGTTTGGGCCGGAAGGTCCCATCATGGATGGCGGGCGGGCCCTGTTTGTCGCCGCCGTGTTGGCTTCCAATGTCGTGCTCAATCGACTGCCCGAACGATGGTTGCACTCGCGCACCTTTGATTTGGCGCTGGTGGTGTTCGACACAGGCTGGCTCACCGTCAGCCTCGCCTGGTCCCCGCACGCGTCGGATGACTTCTTCATGCTGTACTTCCTCGTGCTGTTCGTGGTGGCGTTGGGCGAATCGTTGCCGATGATTGTGGGCAGTGCCAGCTTGATCACGCTGGTCTACGGCTGGGGGCTGAACCGCAGCTTCGGGTCGCAGGCGCTGACTTCAGCGGCGTTCTTACGCATCTTGTTCCTGTTCGTCGTCGCACTGTTCTACGGCTACTTCGTCACCGCATTGCGCGGCCGCCGCCGCGAGGCGAACGAGGCGCGCCAGCTTGACCGCGCCAAGACCGACCTGTTGGCCTCGATCAGTCACGACCTGCGCGTGCCGCTCGGCAACGCGGAGAACTATGCGATGATCATGCTCGATGGCCACTGCGGCCTCGTGCCCGACAAGGCTCGCACGATGCTCGCGCGGTTGCAGGCCAATCTGCGCCGCGTGTCGACATTGGTGAGCAACTGCCTCGACGCGACGCGCATTGAGAGCGGACAACTGCACCTCCAGTGCAACCCGACGCAACTCAATGACGTGATCGAGGATGCCCTGCAGCTCGAAGCCAGCGCCGCGGCCACCAAGGGCATCGCCCTCGAGCGCGAGCTGGCGCCCAATCTTCCGGTCATCGCGGCAGACTTGATGCAGCTCGGTCGCGTCGTCGCCAATCTCGTCGGCAACGCGCTCAAGTACACCCCGGCCGGTGGCCGCGTCATCGTGCGCACGCGCATGACTGAAGACGGCGTATGTCTCGACGTGGAGGACACCGGTCCCGGAATCGCCGCCGCTGAACAGCCGACGGTGTTCGACCGCTTCGAACGGCTGCGCAGCGGCACGCATCAGCCCGGCACCGGTCTCGGACTGTTCATCGTGAAAAACCTGGTGCGCGCACACGGCGGTGCCGTCACGCTCAAGAGCGCGGAGGGAAAGGGCTCGACCTTCACGGTGACGCTACCCGTGGACGATCTGGCCGCGGCGCACGCGCGCCTGGCCGCATAG